One Pochonia chlamydosporia 170 chromosome 5, whole genome shotgun sequence DNA segment encodes these proteins:
- a CDS encoding caspase (similar to Metarhizium acridum CQMa 102 XP_007811451.1): protein MVNHYAVLIGINAYPSKPLKGCVRDVQIFKNYLETIIRPENIQLFTASEDVDPATGPMEDPADLPTYDNVILAFENVLSLAVHGDVVYIHYSGHGTRAEPSSQFSNMSSGDLALVLLDEGKENQVRYLWGSRLAHSLNAMVQKGLVITVVLDCCFSAAVYRRDEPTMRFLPYDNTVGLKGHEYIHESFGHEDNGNGTRDASMLLNWLMKPDGYTIIVACGPYDMSGEIMLDNGHVHGALSYFLFQALSEYGGINKRHGVVYHHLCARFRKSNLQQHPVLYGHKDRGFLGQLGLGIDATTAVVVSPERVIHLQAGKAHGICSGDQFSLQPLGAARSPGSSKAGVIATAVQVNGLTSTLELEDISSTSVQTGWVASPVTRLGLQKFPIRVESDVAHRQEWLNAMKDRSLRPHNDECDEAFFFWVARSNLNANDILDRLSQKVINLPFSHCDVTINDKCDSLLHLARYELVKGIRNETLDSHFWESFEVRIVKGGTVFQPDRFLEVEHSDKVELIFENKGTTELCFYIYALGPLWQIQNILWASREIVQPQHIFKTKLKMEVPTEMRGRGINTCEDVIKIFITRQPTSFEVLELPKCGELRPVKGTTRTELSRNLSDDWAALNFPIRTTFGLN from the coding sequence ATGGTCAATCACTACGCCGTTCTGATTGGCATCAACGCATATCCAAGTAAGCCGCTGAAGGGTTGCGTACGAGATGTCCAAATTTTCAAGAATTACCTGGAGACCATTATACGGCCGGAGAACATACAATTATTCACTGCCAGCGAGGACGTCGACCCTGCAACGGGCCCAATGGAAGATCCAGCTGACTTGCCGACCTATGACAACGTAATACTAGCATTCGAGAACGTGTTGTCCTTAGCAGTACACGGAGATGTCGTTTATATTCATTATTCTGGTCACGGAACCCGCGCGGAGCCGTCAAGTCAAttctccaacatgtcaagtgGCGACCTCGCCTTGGTTTTACTCGACGAAGGAAAAGAGAACCAAGTGAGATATCTGTGGGGTTCAAGACTGGCACATTCACTGAATGCCATGGTTCAGAAGGGGCTGGTAATAACTGTTGTTCTTGACTGCTGTTTCTCTGCTGCTGTATATCGCCGCGACGAGCCCACGATGCGATTTCTCCCCTACGACAACACTGTTGGGTTGAAGGGCCATGAGTATATCCACGAGAGCTTCGGTCATGAGGACAACGGCAACGGAACCCGCGACGCTTCCATGCTGCTAAATTGGCTGATGAAACCGGACGGTTATACCATAATCGTTGCATGTGGGCCGTACGACATGTCTGGCGAAATCATGCTGGACAATGGACATGTTCATGGAGCTTTATCCTACTTTCTGTTCCAGGCTTTGTCTGAATATGGTGGCATCAATAAAAGACACGGAGTCGTATATCATCATTTGTGTGCAAGGTTTCGGAAATCAAACCTGCAACAGCATCCCGTGCTTTATGGTCACAAGGATCGAGGATTCCTCGGCCAGCTTGGGTTAGGTATAGATGCTACAACAGCCGTGGTGGTAAGCCCCGAAAGGGTTATTCACTTACAAGCTGGTAAAGCACACGGAATTTGCAGCGGTGACCAGTTCTCTCTGCAGCCCTTGGGTGCGGCACGTAGTCCAGGATCAAGCAAAGCCGGAGTCATAGCCACCGCCGTTCAGGTCAATGGTTTGACATCAACGCTGGAGCTGGAAGATATCTCGTCGACTTCTGTTCAAACAGGATGGGTTGCAAGCCCTGTCACAAGATTGGGCCTACAGAAGTTTCCGATACGTGTTGAGTCCGACGTTGCTCATCGCCAGGAATGGTTAAATGCCATGAAAGACCGTTCGCTCAGGCCTCATAATGATGAATGCGATGAggctttcttcttttgggtTGCAAGAAGCaacctcaacgccaacgaTATTCTAGACCGGCTTTCTCAGAAAGTCATCAACCTACCATTTTCTCACTGTGACGTAACCATTAACGACAAGTGTGACAGCTTGCTGCATCTTGCGCGTTACGAGCTTGTCAAAGGGATAAGGAATGAGACACTTGACAGTCATTTCTGGGAGTCTTTTGAGGTTCGCATAGTGAAAGGAGGCACAGTCTTTCAACCAGACCGCTTTCTGGAGGTGGAACACAGTGACAAGGTGGAGTTGATCTTTGAAAACAAGGGGACGACAGAACTCTGTTTCTACATCTATGCCCTGGGTCCTTTGTGGCAAATACAGAACATTCTTTGGGCCAGTCGCGAAATTGTTCAGCCCCAACACATATTTAAAACAAAGTTGAAAATGGAAGTACCGACTGAGATGAGAGGGCGAGGGATAAATACCTGTGAAGATGTCATTAAAATATTCATCACTCGACAGCCAACGTCCTTCGAGGTATTGGAATTGCCTAAGTGCGGTGAATTGCGCCCAGTCAAGGGAACCACAAGAACTGAGTTGTCTCGTAACTTATCGGATGACTGGGCTGCTCTAAATTTTCCTATCCGCACGACTTTTGGGTTGAATTGA
- a CDS encoding isoflavone reductase family protein (similar to Metarhizium acridum CQMa 102 XP_007812343.1): MATTPLSILIFGATGNIGQFITNNIVQAKPNGAKITIFTSANTATAKSALLQGWKESGVSVIVGDITNTSDIKNAYHGIDTVVSCVGRAVLDQQQELIRLAEESDTVQWFFPSEYGTDIEHNAKSPTEKPHQKKLAIRKYIREQTKRLKVTYVVVGPYFEMWVDGGNLGDQIGGFNVKTGEAAVVDDGEGKIAFTTMNDTGKAVVAALRHPEASYNKALKIASFVVTPNQVLAELEKQLGKKFEVKSIPLQNLEKSEAELWQSGNPIATIATLRRIWATGGTLYEKWDNATLGLGETNMDSLQVAVKAYLETSGYARDAKDKKL, from the exons ATGGCGACTACACCATTGAGTATTTTGATATTTGGGGCCACCGGCAATATTGGCCAGTTCATCACCAATAACATCGTCCAAGCCAAACCCAACGGTGCCAAAATCACCATCTTCACTTCTGCAAACACGGCCACTGCCAAGTcggctcttcttcaaggctGGAAAGAATCCGGCGTATCCGTGATAGTAGGAGATATCACAAACACTTCTGACATCAAGAATGCCTACCATGGCATCGACACCGTCGTCAGCTGCGTCGGACGTGCAGTTCTTGACCAACAACAGGAGCTAATTAGGCTGGCGGAGGAGTCTGATACTGTCCAGTGGTTCTTCCCATCCGAGTATGGTACAGATATTGAGCATAATGCCAAAAGTCCAACGGAGAAGCCGCATCAAAAGAAGTTGGCCATCCGCAAATACATCCGGGAGCAGACAAAGCGGCTGAAGGTGACGTACGTGGTGGTTGGTCCGTACTTTGAGATGTGGGTGGACGGCGGCAACTTGGGCGACCAGATCGgcggcttcaatgtcaagacGGGTGAGGCTGCTGTAGTTGACGATGGTGAAGGCAAGATTGCGTTTACAACCATGAATGA CACTGGAAAGGCGGTGGTGGCAGCTCTTCGTCACCCAGAGGCCTCGTACAacaaggcgttgaagatAGCATCGTTTGTCGTAACCCCCAATCAAGTTCTGGCGGAATTGGAAAAGCAGCTTGGGAAGAAGTTTGAAGTAAAGTCTATACCTCTCCAGAATCTGGAGAAGTCAGAGGCCGAGCTGTGGCAATCAGGGAACCCGATTGCTACAATCGCTACACTGCGCAGAATATGGGCTACTGGAGGCACGTTGTACGAGAAGTGGGATAATGCAACTCTGGGACTAGGTGAGACAAACATGGATTCTCTACAAGTAGCCGTCAAGGCGTATCTTGAGACAAGCGGTTATGCCCGCGAtgccaaagacaagaagCTATAG
- a CDS encoding peptidoglycan binding domain-containing protein (similar to Metarhizium acridum CQMa 102 XP_007812340.1) — MATSCEACSSVQFAGNIKKRLIVCCDGTFSGVDKGTDDYSSNVARLTRVISNVGISKTGEKIPQVVYYQSGVGTGSLTYVDKVRQGAFGGSLAENVCEAYNYLANNWGPGDEIFIFGFSRGAYTARSLAGVICQVGLLTPLLMDNFFEIYSAYKNRGNQAFDETEWANAPLIPGELGTVPPQDGVATPSYGTRLQHLRKVAHLHVTIKAVGVWDTVGSVGGPNWFGQAGEDATFHSTKLSPKIENAFHALALDESRGNFPPTLWHIDSTCLEKDGKTPRVNLKQCWFPGYHSDVGGHSRGAVDNNSVDEIAFSWMCDQLFGLLQLSGTALQKYILFRIGISGFDTKNKSIRDLSAAWKSIAWSDGELENTNSFTSLWWVPSFVSTAKVAYHRIPGETSAFEKVDGQKKPIPYKQFNEEIHPSVIHRIKNRKGYMPGPFAKNWRYVESTNGARACWVKGSGKDEIVLNEYLIPNLGEFHKGAGFDHWQGSLERTFAPKDVVALQDKLPQ, encoded by the exons ATGGCTACCAGCTGTGAGGCTTGCTCGTCTGTGCAATTCGCCggcaacatcaaaaagaGGCTTATCGTGTGCTGTGACGGAACTTTCAGCGGTGTAGACAAAGGAACTGATGACTACTCAAGTAATGTCGCTCGACTGACCCGCGTTATTTCCAATGTTGGTATTTCCAAAACTGGAGAAAAGATACCACAGGTCGTGTATTATCAATCCGGTGTTGGCACCGGTTCTCTAACATATGTGGACAAGGTCCGCCAAG GTGCCTTCGGTGGAAGTCTTGCAGAGAATGTCTGCGAAGCATACAACTACCTTGCCAACAACTGGGGGCCAGGAGATGAGATTTTCATATTTGGCTTCTCTCGCGGTGCATATACTGCCCGCTCTCTGGCCGGCGTCATCTGCCAAGTAGGCTTACTTACACCACTCTTAATGGACAACTTTTTTGAGATCTACAGCGCCTACAAGAACAGAGGGAACCAAGCCTTTGATGAGACGGAGTGGGCAAATGCGCCTCTGATACCAGGCGAACTCGGCACTGTCCCGCCACAGGATGGTGTTGCAACTCCGTCTTATGGCACTCGACTCCAACATTTGCGCAAGGTGGCGCACTTACATGTGACGATCAAGGCCGTGGGTGTTTGGGATACCGTTGGCAGTGTAGGAGGACCGAACTGGTTCGGCCAAGCCGGTGAAGATGCGACATTTCACTCAACAAAACTCAGTCCTA AAATTGAGAATGCTTTCCATGCACTGGCACTGGATGAAAGTCGTGGAAACTTTCCACCTACGCTGTGGCACATTGATTCCACATGCCTAGAGAAGGACGGGAAAACTCCACGTGTGAATTTAAAGCAGTGCTGGTTTCCAGGATACCACTCAGATGTCGGTGGACACAGTCGTGGTGCAGTCGACAATAACAGCGTCGACGAAATAGCCTTTTCCTGGATGTGCGATCAACTCTTTGGACTTCTGCAACTCAGTGGCACCGCCCTGCAGAAATATATCCTCTTCAGAATTGGCATTTCTGGTTTCGACACGAAGAATAAAAGCATTCGTGATTTGTCAGCCGCCTGGAAGTCGATCGCTTGGAGTGACGGCGAACTCGAGAACACCAATTCCTTCACCAGCTTGTGGTGGGTGCCGTCATTCGTTTCGACAGCCAAGGTGGCCTATCACCGTATTCCCGGAGAAACAAGCGCATTCGAGAAAGTCGATGGCCAGAAGAAACCAATACCGTACAAGCAGTTCAACGAGGAAATCCACCCAAGTGTAATTCATCGAATCAAAAACAGAAAGGGATATATGCCAGGACCGTTTGCAAAGAATTGGAGATACGTGGAATCAACAAACGGTGCACGTGCGTGTTGGGTCAAGGGCTCTGGAAAAGATGAGATTGTTCTGAATGAATACCTAATTCCAAACCTTGGCGAGTTTCACAAAGGTGCAGGGTTTGATCACTGGCAGGGTAGCTTGGAACGAACATTTGCTCCAAAGGATGTGGTTGCCTTGCAGGACAAACTGCCGCAGTAA
- a CDS encoding phenol 2-monooxygenase (similar to Neosartorya fischeri NRRL 181 XP_001258265.1), giving the protein MQPDKVDVAICGSGSAGLSATIWLARFGVNYKLLERRDGPLQIGQADGVQCRTVEIFESLGISDPLLREAYHVLEIAFWSQAADSNGISLQHTKPDTEPGLSHQPHVILNQARINGIMIDEIKRLRENGDGIEYGCIVESVAIKQADDDEYPVEIILSKDGVRSTTRAKYVIGCDGAHSTVRKCMEFQMLGDSSDATWGVIDLYPKTDFPDIRRKTVIQSTSGNLMIIPREGDSLVRFYIELPGKTASEITEDSLLDRARDIFHPFKMESAKTLWFSAYVIGQRVASQFTKEHRVFLAGDACHTHSPKAGQGMNVSLQDGYNIGWKLGHILTGRAPKSLLDTYVLEREQTAKELIAFDQRWSKLFSSNHRKANGITPERLQEEFTKAGRYTAGLATQYSSSILTHNDAGSSRLATGIQVGMRLPSAPVVRLCDGKRVQLARAVPSDGRWHILVFAGNDGTHGLDRLRQFTVAIETIAKDYTVPGSDSNSAINAVLVASSTEGNLSMSNIPDFFKPRVGELQIRSLTNVFVDEKRYDLLPSTNSIFEHFGIAEGVGAVIIVRPDTYVAMVCSLGDDAMVRSFFDGCLLRQ; this is encoded by the exons ATGCAACCCGACAAAGTAGACGTTGCCATCTGTGGGAGTGGTTCCGCTGGTCTCAGTGCCACCATCTGGCTGGCCCGGTTCGGAGTCAATTACAAGCTCCTCGAGCGTCGCGATGGTCCCCTTCAAATTGGTCAAGCAGACGGGGTTCAATGCAGAACAGTCGAGATTTTCGAAAGTCTGGGTATTTCCGACCCGCTGCTGAGAGAAGCGTACCATGTGTTGGAGATTGCCTTTTGGTCTCAAGCCGCCGACTCTAACGGAATCAGTTTACAACATACAAAGCCTGATACAGAACCTGGCTTGAGTCACCAACCGCATGTGATTTTGAATCAGGCACGAATTAATGGAATCATGATTGATGAGATCAAACGATTACGagagaatggtgatggaatcGAGTATGGCTGCATAGTAGAGTCTGTCGCTATAAAGCAAgcagacgacgacgagtATCCCGTGGAAATAATATTGTCAAAAGATGGCGTTAGATCTACCACGAGGGCAAAATACGTCATT GGCTGCGACGGAGCACACAGCACTGTCCGCAAATGTATGGAGTTCCAAATGCTCGGTGACAGCTCTGATGCGACATGGGGCGTTATCGACTTGTACCCAAAGACGGATTTCCCTGACATCCGTAGGAAGACTGTGATTCAGTCTACGTCAGGCAATTTGATGATCATACCGAGAGAAGGTGACAGCTTGGTGCGCTTCTATATCGAACTACCCGGCAAGACGGCAAGTGAAATCACAGAAGATTCACTTCTCGACAGAGCGCGGGACATTTTCCATCCATTCAAAATGGAATCTGCGAAAACTCTGTGGTTCTCCGCATATGTAATTGGACAGCGGGTAGCAAGCCAGTTTACAAAGGAGCATCGAGTCTTTCTGGCCGGGGATGCTTGCCATACTCATTCTCCCAAAGCAGGTCAGGGAATGAATGTCAGTCTCCAGGATGGCTACAACATTGGCTGGAAACTGGGCCATATCTTGACTGGACGAGCTCCTAAGTCGTTGCTAGATACCTATGTGTTGGAACGGGAGCAGACTGCCAAGGAGCTGATTGCATTTGATCAGCGATGGTCTAAACTGTTTTCTTCGAATCACCGAAAAGCAAACGGTATTACGCCAGAGCGGCTACAAGAGGAGTTTACGAAAGCTGGGCGGTATACCGCAGGTCTGGCGACGCAGTACTCTAGTTCAATTCTCACGCATAACGACGCTGGCAGTAGTCGCCTGGCAACGGGTATTCAGGTAGGCATGAGACTTCCCAGCGCTCCTGTTGTTCGTCTGTGTGATGGAAAGCGTGTACAACTCGCACGAGCGGTGCCTTCAGACGGTCGGTGGCATATCTTGGTGTTTGCGGGCAATGACGGCACACATGGTCTGGACAGGCTACGGCAG TTCACGGTGGCCATCGAAACTATTGCAAAAGACTACACTGTACCAGGTTCTGACAGCAATAGTGCCATCAATGCTGTTCTCGTGGCATCGTCGACTGAAGGGAATCTATCCATGAGTAACATCCCCGACTTCTTCAAGCCTCGAGTAGGAGAGCTGCAAATTAGAT CTTTAACAAACGTATTTGTCGACGAGAAACGATATGATCTTCTTCCGTCCACGAATAGCATATTTGAACATTTTGGCATCGCTGAAGGTGTTGGCGCTGTAATAATTGTTCGACCGGATACAT ATGTAGCAATGGTCTGTTCCTtgggtgatgatgccatggTTCGGAGCTTCTTTGACGGCTGTCTTTTACGCCAATGA
- a CDS encoding small oligopeptide transporter, OPT family (similar to Neosartorya fischeri NRRL 181 XP_001259290.1) produces the protein MALKNVFRLTQRAGRPEDAADAASTSISISPAEELRSFQRQHKWDPFLDNEKLDTIESAIQSDNVEKQEKVDGALIQENSPYVEVRAAVPPTDDPDMPVNTIRAWFLGTVLCTIVAACNVLLSMHRTSANISSTVVQLIAYPLGVGMAKVLPNKEHNIMGLRFNLNPGPFNVKEHTIITIMTAAGTAFSYAIDILLAQEVFYNQHFQWGFQILLIISTQAMGFGIAGVARRFLVWPSSMLWPANLVTCTIMYSLHKHVPADPAETHGWAISRYKFFLIVSLSAFVYHWIPEVFAQFLQFFTFACWIAPNNVVVNQLFGGFTGLGMIPITFDWMVVSSWLNSPLQSPLFAILNMGFGFFICMIGAIGLAYAGPEFYKYLPLSANKNWDRFAKPYNTSRILTPQYTVNETAYEQYSPILLGATFSLSYAMSFATLISTLTHCALFYGPDIWRRCRNAKSEEPDVHLKLMRRYKEAPEWWFAVIFVLSFVFGMLASQLWETHLPWWAYIVCILIAIVFFIPIGMIQAITNQQPGLNVITEMIFGYMLPGRPVAMMLFKSWGYMTCFNGLNYVSDMKIGHYMKVPPRTMFAAQAFAVIWLSIVQICTYNFLIGNIDKICTDEQPQGLICPNALTFYNASVIWGVIGPRRVFGAGGIFAWINWFWLIGFVMPVLQYLIARRYPRSFVRFVIWPAIFSACGLVPPATLYYMFPWVVVGVIFNGWIRRRYFGWWAQYNYVLSGALDIGSRLCVVIVALALGLSNRDFPSWWGNTVMNETMDRTGKAVQKRFIPNVTEPIGPSHW, from the exons ATGGCTCTGAAAAACGTATTTCGACTTACCCAGAGGGCTGGGCGGCCAGAAGATGCTGCAGATGCCGCCAGcacatccatctccatcagccCTGCGGAGGAGTTGCGATCGTTCCAAAGGCAACACAAGTGGGATCCCTTTCTTGACAATGAGAAGCTCGACACTATCGAGAGCGCAATTCAGTCGGACAATGTCGAAAAACAGGAAAAGGTTGACGGTGCTCTCATCCAAGAAAATTCCCCATATGTCGAAGTTAGAGCAGCT GTCCCGCCTACCGATGACCCAGACATGCCCGTCAATACCATTAGGGCCTGGTTTCTCGGAACTGTTCTTTGCACGATAGTTGCAGCTTGCAACGTGCTGTTGTCAATGCACCGAACTTCTGCCAACATTTCGTCAACAGTAGTGCAGCTGATTGCGTATCC ACTCGGCGTCGGCATGGCAAAGGTCCTGCCCAACAAGGaacacaacatcatgggCCTTCGTTTCAACTTGAACCCAGGACCCTTTAATGTCAAGGAACATACAATAATTACAATCATGACCGCTGCTGGCACAGCCTTCAGTTATGCTATTGACATTCTGCTGGCCCAGGAAGTTTTCTATAACCAGCACTTCCA ATGGGGTTTCCAGATTTTGCTCATCATATCCACTCAAGCCATGGGCTTCGGAATTGCTGGAGTTGCTCGTCGGTTCCTTGTTTGGCCGTCATCTATGCTCTGGCCAGCTAACTTGGTGACCTGCACAATCATGTATTCCCTTCACAAACACGTTCCTGCTGATCCAGCAGAAACACACGGTTGGGCCATCTCCCGATACAAGTTTTTCCTCATAGTTTCCCTCTCAGCCTTTGTGTATCACTGGATTCCCGAGGTGTTTGCGCAGTTTTTGCAATTCTTTACCTTTGCGTGTTGGATTGCGCCGAACAACGTCGTCGTCAATCAGCTGTTCGGAGGCTTCACTGGTCTTGGCATGATTCCGATTACATTCGACTGGATGGTTGTTTCTTCGTGGCTGAACAGTCCTCTTCAGAGTCCATTATTTGCGATTTTAAATATGGGCTTCGGTTTCTTTATATGCATGATTGGAGCTATCGGTCTGGCTTACGCGGGACCAGAATTCTACAAGTATCTACCGCTCTC AGCAAATAAGAACTGGGATAGATTCGCAAAGCCATACAACACATCTCGTATCTTAACTCCACAGTACACCGTCAATGAGACCGCCTATGAGCAATACTCGCCCATCCTTCTGGGAGCTACTTTCTCACTCAGCTACGCCATGTCGTTTGCTACCTTGATATCAACCCTTACACACTGCGCTTTATTTTACGGACCTGACATTTGGCGCCGGTGCCGCAACGCCAAGTCCGAGGAACCTGACGTGCATCTTAAGCTCATGCGTCGCTATAAAGAAGCACCTGAGTGGTGGTTTGCGGTCATTTTTGTGCTGAGCTTCGTCTTTGGTATGCTGGCTTCTCAACTTTGGGAAACCCATCTACCTTGGTGGGCGTACATTGTGTGTATCTTAATCGCCATTGTGTTCTTCATCCCAATCGGAATGATCCAGGCTATTACGAACCAGCAGCCAGGGTTGAACGTTATCACCGAGATGATTTTCGGCTACAT GCTTCCCGGGCGACCAGTCGCAATGATGCTTTTCAAGAGCTGGGGTTACATGACTTGTTTTAACGGCCTCAATTATGTGTCTGACATGAAGATTGGGCATTACATGAAGGTTCCACCTCGAACCATGTTTGCCGCGCAAGCTTTCGCCGTTATCTGGTTGTCCATCGTCCAGATTTGCACTTACAACTTCCTTattggcaacattgacaagatATGCACCGATGAACAGCCACAGGGACTTATCTGCCCTAATGCGTTGACATTCTATAATGCCAGTGTTATTTGGGGTGTTATT GGACCTAGGCGAGTCTTCGGTGCAGGGGGAAT TTTCGCCTGGATCAATTGGTTCTGGCTCATTGGCTTCGTCATGCCCGTACTACAATACTTGATCGCACGCCGCTACCCTCGTAGCTTTGTTCGCTTCGTCATCTGGCCCGCCATCTTCAGCGCCTGCGGCCTAGTTCCGCCAGCCACCTTGTATTACATGTTCCCCTGGGTAGTTGTTGGTGTCATCTTCAATGGCTGGATTCGCAGACGATATTTCGGCTGGTGGG CTCAGTACAACTATGTCCTGTCCGGTGCTTTAGACATCGGCTCGCGACTTTGTGTCGTTATTGTCGCGCTTGCTCTTGGTTTGAGTAACCGCGATTTCCCATCGTGGTGGGGAAATACTGTGATGAATGAGACGATGGATCGCACTGGCAAGGCTGTGCAGAAACGGTTTATTCCTAATGTGACTGAGCCAATTGGGCCATCTCACTGGTAA
- a CDS encoding amino acid kinase (similar to Metarhizium acridum CQMa 102 XP_007812341.1), with product MTLAPPLTRILTFFPYFRANFALMATVIVKLGGAAITDKSISGTLSPNIDNLVDGVTRAYHEEFRPLGRHLIIIHGAGSFGHPPAKKYRVKSGWLTLRTEEGKNASHSSNDHARRQLEQQDEVKFGMALTRQRVLRLHHHILQRLQDRGGLPVLSVSPYDTVETNEGTLTEESSDRLVARVQYLLRQGFVPLLFGDAVLDRAWGATILSGDALMHKLATRLPSVRRCVFITDVAGIYTRDPKHCADAVLIQRLHCHEQNDSRFHEQSTLNGVDDVTGAMKSKWQWAKNIMSDAHHVSNVIICEAATSNKAMAEAVDDITIDDDVDLACNAWTIILR from the coding sequence ATGACTTTGGCACCACCGCTTACTCGCATCTTGACATTCTTTCCTTATTTCCGTGCGAATTTTGCTTTAATGGCAACAGTCATTGTTAAACTTGGGGGTGCCGCCATTACAGACAAGTCGATCTCAGGCACCCTTTCGCCTAATATTGACAACCTGGTGGATGGAGTAACCCGCGCTTATCATGAAGAGTTCAGACCCTTGGGAAGACACCTGATTATTATTCATGGTGCTGGCAGTTTTGGACATCCTCCCGCTAAGAAGTACCGTGTCAAATCTGGGTGGCTGACTCTGAGGACAGAGGAGGGCAAAAATGCAAGCCATTCATCAAACGACCATGCTCGAAGACAACTGGAGCAACAAGATGAGGTGAAATTTGgcatggcattgacaaggcAACGTGTATTACGACTACATCACCATATCTTGCAAAGATTACAGGACCGTGGCGGGCTACCTGTGTTATCAGTGTCACCATATGACACGGTTGAGACAAACGAGGGAACTTTGACAGAGGAATCAAGCGACCGATTGGTCGCAAGGGTACAATACTTGCTACGTCAAGGATTTGTTCCGCTATTATTTGGAGATGCTGTCCTGGATCGCGCATGGGGAGCCACAATTCTATCGGGGGATGCGCTGATGCACAAGCTGGCGACTCGCTTGCCTAGTGTACGACGATGTGTGTTCATCACGGATGTTGCAGGTATCTATACGCGGGATCCGAAGCATTGTGCAGATGCGGTTCTAATACAGCGTTTGCATTGTCATGAACAAAACGACAGCAGATTCCATGAACAAAGCACATTGAATGGGGTCGACGACGTTACTGGAGCGATGAAAAGTAAATGGCAATGGGCAAAGAACATCATGAGCGATGCTCATCACGTATCCAACGTGATCATTTGtgaagcagcaacatcgAACAAAGCCATGGCTGAGGCCGTTGATGATATCACCATAGACGACGACGTCGATCTTGCGTGTAATGCCTGGACAATCATTCTTAGGTAG